Proteins co-encoded in one Nicotiana sylvestris chromosome 7, ASM39365v2, whole genome shotgun sequence genomic window:
- the LOC138873714 gene encoding uncharacterized protein — protein MIQGGGSQPRCYALPARPEAESSDAVITGTILLLLDMVDFDVILGMDWLSPYHAILDCHAKTVTLALPDLPPRRMVEKGCLAYLAYVRDSSAEAPSIDSVPVVREFPEVFPSDLPGMPPDRDINFCIDLAPGTQPISIPPYHMAPPELKELKEQLQDLLEKGFIRPSVSPWVLKVRVLVDPKKIEVVKNRPRPASAKDIRSFLGLAGYYRWFVEGFSSIASPMTRLTQKGVQFRWSDECETSFQKLKTV, from the exons atgattcagggaggtgggtcccagccccgttgttatgctttgccagccagacCAGAGgccgagtcatcagatgctgtgattacaggtactattctg ttgcttttggacatggtcgacttcgatgttatattggggatggattggttatccccgtaccatgctatcttggattgccatgccaagaccgtaaccttagccttaccggatttacccc ctcggcgtatggtcgagaagggatgtttggcctacttggcgtatgttcgcgattctagcgcggaggccccttctattgattctgtgcccgttgttcgggagtttcctgaggttttcccttcagacttgccgggtatgccgcccgacagggatatcaacttttgtattgatttggccccgggcactcagcccatttctatcccgccatatcatatggccccgccagagttgaaagagttaaaggaacagctgcaggatttgcttgagaaaggtttcattagacccagtgtttcaccttggg ttctcaaagtgcgagttttg gtagacccgaagaagatagaggtagtcaagaaccggcctcgaccagcttcagctaagGATATTCgaagtttcctggggttagcaggttactaccgttggttcgtggaggggttttcatccattgcatcccctatgaccagattgacccaaaagggtgtccagttcaggtggtcggacgagtgtgagacaagctttcagaagctcaagacggtt